The Sesamum indicum cultivar Zhongzhi No. 13 linkage group LG1, S_indicum_v1.0, whole genome shotgun sequence genome includes a window with the following:
- the LOC105171634 gene encoding geraniol 8-hydroxylase-like yields the protein MDLLLTLFLLLSFAAWLWLFRVLKPNPGPRKSANLPPGPNPLPIIGNILELGEKPHQSLAKLSKFYGPLMRLKLGSMTTVVVSSPEIARIVLQKYDQLFSNRTHVDAIRALDHHKHSVAWLPVDNLWRKLRKLCKENMFSVHRLDDSQDLRREKLRNLRDYVKDCCGNGEAVNIGRAAFTTSLNLMSATLFSKEFATLGSSDSSQEFRDIVCGIMSLVCKPNLADYFPLLRLVDPHGIFRETTLYFNKCFAIFDEIIRQRQQSSDSSTPKNDMLEALLQINQKNESELSFYDIKHLLLDLFVAGTDTTSSTVEWAMAELLRNPEKMWKTRDELRNVVGQKEEIQESDISQLPYLRAVVKETFRLHPAAPLLVPHKAEEEVEISGYIVPKNAQVLVNVWAMGRDSSVWPNPDVFMPERFLETETDVHGRHFELLPFGGGRRICVGLPLAYRMVHLMLATLVSSFDWKLEEGLKPEAVDMDERFGLTLQKAVPLVAVPTEL from the exons ATGGATTTACTACTCACCCTCTTTCTCCTACTCTCTTTTGCAGCATGGCTATGGCTTTTCCGGGTCCTCAAACCCAATCCAGGGCCCCGGAAATCGGCTAATCTCCCGCCAGGGCCAAACCCTCTTCCCATAATCGGCAACATTCTCGAGCTCGGCGAGAAACCCCACCAATCTCTCGCTAAGCTCTCCAAATTCTATGGGCCCTTGATGCGGCTTAAGCTGGGAAGCATGACAACCGTCGTGGTATCCTCCCCGGAAATCGCCAGGATCGTGCTGCAAAAGTATGACCAGCTCTTCTCCAACCGGACCCACGTAGACGCAATCCGGGCACTTGATCACCACAAGCACTCCGTCGCCTGGCTGCCCGTCGATAACCTGTGGCGAAAACTCCGCAAACTGTGCAAAGAGAACATGTTTTCTGTGCATAGGCTTGATGACAGCCAGGACCTGAGGAGGGAGAAGTTGCGGAATTTGCGAGACTATGTGAAAGATTGCTGCGGCAATGGTGAGGCTGTGAATATCGGTAGAGCTGCGTTTACGACGTCGCTTAATCTGATGTCGGCGACTCTTTTTTCAAAGGAATTCGCTACGTTAGGTTCCTCAGATTCGTCTCAAGAGTTTAGGGATATCGTGTGTGGAATAATGAGTCTCGTCTGCAAGCCTAATCTTGCTGATTATTTCCCTCTTCTTCGGCTGGTTGATCCACATGGAATCTTCCGGGAGACCACGTTATATTTCAACAAGTGTTTTGCgatttttgatgaaattatccGTCAAAGGCAACAGAGCAGTGATTCGTCAACGCCAAAAAATGATATGCTGGAAGCGCTTCTTCAAATCAACCAGAAAAATGAGTCTGAACTCAGCTTTTATGACATCAAGCATTTACTTCTG GATCTATTCGTTGCAGGGACAGACACAACATCTAGCACAGTGGAGTGGGCAATGGCAGAACTATTGCGCAACCCTGAGAAAATGTGGAAAACCAGAGACGAGCTAAGAAATGTGGTGGGACAGaaggaagaaatccaagaatCAGACATCTCGCAACTCCCTTATCTTAGAGCAGTGGTGAAAGAAACTTTCAGGCTACATCCCGCAGCTCCTCTATTGGTACCTCACAAAGCCGAGGAGGAAGTAGAAATCAGTGGCTATATAGTCCCGAAAAACGCACAAGTTCTGGTAAACGTGTGGGCTATGGGGAGAGATTCAAGCGTATGGCCGAACCCTGATGTATTCATGCCGGAGAGGTTCTTGGAGACGGAAACTGATGTCCATGGCCGACACTTTGAGCTGCTGCCATTTGGTGGGGGGAGGAGAATTTGCGTGGGGCTGCCGTTAGCCTACCGAATGGTCCATCTCATGCTTGCCACTTTGGTAAGCAGCTTTGATTGGAAACTTGAAGAAGGGCTGAAACCTGAAGCAGTAGACATGGATGAAAGGTTTGGGCTTACTCTGCAGAAGGCCGTTCCACTCGTTGCAGTTCCTACTGAACTGTAA